Proteins encoded together in one Microplitis mediator isolate UGA2020A chromosome 7, iyMicMedi2.1, whole genome shotgun sequence window:
- the LOC130671970 gene encoding dorsal-ventral patterning protein tolloid-like, with protein MHYPRLAFAKSRFRSTIEPTRKINGRTPDIGQRNALSTGDITATKLLYNCSAHGGSFFESRYIIIPPVRPNNSPTVSDKCKWTIRAAEGERIKVTLTSWDIQETPNCTVEYVEIKNGYQENSPVLARMCGEDKTVIVTASNFVSVTYARKRYENYHLGFILKYETVCGGDIHLERDDIYYLESPNYPGSYEPNKQCYWLIKVPRKHYMLIKFNYFELEESEGCKNDFLEVREAGSDNAPIIGSYCGKRDRLEVAVMMNRVFLTFVTNRSKEAGGFSATISSKSDNSNGLTT; from the exons ATGCATTACCCAAGATTAGCTTTTGCAAAGAGTAGGTTTCGTAGTACGATTGAACCAACACGTAAAATAAATGGGAGGACACCGGATATTGGTCAGAGGAATGCCCTGAGTACCGGTGACATTACTGCTACAAAGTTGCTGTATAATTGTTCTG CACATGGCGGGTCATTTTTTGAGTCTCGCTATATAATTATCCCGCCAGTACGTCCAAATAATTCACCAACAGTTTCCGATAAATGCAAATGGACAATCAGAGCTGCTGAAGGTGAACGAATTAAGGTCACACTAACATCATGGGATATTCAAGAGACTCCCAATTGTACAGTGGAGTatgtagaaataaaaaatggctaCCAGGAAAACAGTCCGGTCTTAG CTCGCATGTGTGGTGAAGACAAAACGGTTATTGTAACGGCTAGTAATTTTGTATCGGTAACATATGCTAGGAAACGTTACGAAAATTATCATCTGGGATTTATATTGAAATACGAGACTGTTTGCGGCGGTGATATTCACTTAGAAAGAGatgatatttattacttaGAATCGCCAAATTATCCAGGGTCATATGAACCGAATAAACAGTGTTATTGGCTCATCAAGGTTCCTCGCAAGCATTATATgctaatcaaatttaattactttgaaCTTGAAGAAAGTGAAGGTTGTAAAAACGACTTTCTGGAAGTGCGAGAGGCTGGAAGTGATAATGCGCCAATTATTGGAAGTTACTGCGGTAAAAGAGACCGTTTAGAAGTAGCTGTTATGATGAATAGAGTTTTTCTGACGTTTGTTACCAATAGATCGAAAGAAGCGGGAGGTTTTTCCGCTACTATTTCTTCGAAATCAGATAACAGTAATGGCTTAACCACTTGA